The window CGGGGCGAATGGCGCGAGCGATGCCGTCGTGGGCCATGGATGCAATGATGTTGGCTTCGACCGAGGAGAGGGCGGCGTCGGTGGCGACGACGCCGATGGTGGTGTTGGTACCGGGGGTGGCCGGGCGGCGCTGGTGAAAAGACTTCGGCGTTGCGGTCCCCGTTTGGCTGGCCGGCTCGTCCGGAGCGCCGGCGACCATCTCGCCGGTGGCGGGATCGACGATGCCGCCCACGGCGTTGACGACCACCAGGGCGCCCACGGTGACACCGTTGGGGAACTTCGCGCAGGCCGAGCCGATGCCGCCGCCGGCGCGGTGCAGGCCGGGAGCCTTGCCGACGGTGGCGCCGGTGCCGGCGCCTATGCGGCCGGTGGGCACGGGCGCGTTGCCGGCGGCCTTGCAGGCGCGGTAGCCCATGGCCTTGTCGGGGCGGACGCGGGGGTCGCCGACGGCGAGGTCGTAGATCACGGCGGCGGGAACGATGGGGACGACGGCGTGGGCGGTGGAGTAGCCGGCGCCGCGCTCTTCGAGGAAGCGCACGACGCCCGAGGCGGCGTCGAGACCGAAGGCGCTGCCGCCGGTCAGGAGAACGGCGTGGGCCTGGCCCACGAGCCGTCCCGGCCGGATGGCGTCGGTCTCGCGCGTACCCGGAGCGAATCCGCGCACGTCCACGCCGGCAGCGGCGCCGGCGGGACAGAGGACCACCGTGCAGCCGGTGCGCGCGCGCCGGTTGGTGGCGTGACCCACCTGAATGCCCCGCACCGCGGTAATGGTCTCGTTCTTCATGGCGCCTGCATCAAGTCTAACCGGTGAATCGTTTGCCTCACACTCCTTCTCGCGTGGCCCTCGCCACTGGCGTCATCGCGCCTTGCCGACGACAAAAATCCTGCGCAACTTATCGCAGTTATTTGCGGGACGTGACACTAGCCTATAGCCTGTTCCCATGAGCGACGAAAACCCCTCCATGCGGCCGCGTCTTCGTTACGTCGATGTCTTCCCGGTCCCCGCCGAGCAGGGGAGGCAGGACTTCGGCATCCGCGACCCGCAGCACTTCAGCGACAAGGTCCTGCGTCTCCGCCCCGAGGCGGCGTACGCGCTGCGGTTCTTCGACGGGGAGCATACGCTGCCGGAGATCCAGGCGGCGTACCGCGAGGCCTACGACGTGGAGTTTCCGCTGGAGTTGCTGGAGCAGCTTTGCGAAATCCTGGACGAAGGCTATT of the Deltaproteobacteria bacterium genome contains:
- a CDS encoding P1 family peptidase — its product is MKNETITAVRGIQVGHATNRRARTGCTVVLCPAGAAAGVDVRGFAPGTRETDAIRPGRLVGQAHAVLLTGGSAFGLDAASGVVRFLEERGAGYSTAHAVVPIVPAAVIYDLAVGDPRVRPDKAMGYRACKAAGNAPVPTGRIGAGTGATVGKAPGLHRAGGGIGSACAKFPNGVTVGALVVVNAVGGIVDPATGEMVAGAPDEPASQTGTATPKSFHQRRPATPGTNTTIGVVATDAALSSVEANIIASMAHDGIARAIRPAHTLHDGDTLFALSTGKRKADVNAVGILAAEVVARAILNAVEK